The following are encoded in a window of uncultured Pseudomonas sp. genomic DNA:
- a CDS encoding DUF4105 domain-containing protein — translation MSWSRSWLLLLALLASTHSQAELRLQLHGSALSSSERQASQQLLQEALQALPPRFRQRLDRRVSVRWRDLPAQVYGRAGRFSGIELNAALLPALSDGSSATTATSRPHGSLRRELLATVLHELTHLYDRGQLWPPANRQLQRQCRQREQSLGAVGLPDYCRGQTARRFTLNDDPLLLDLAGWPQQVGRRGARALENHQVERSPDSYELSNPREFLAVNMEYFLLDPSYACRRPSLARYLSAHFAWTPETQQPCAEGLAYLNAGRDFARQPLGSIDPERVYQVDYLLAEANDALASRWGHSMLRLVICAPGRPRGPACRLDLQEHLVLSYRAFVGDVQLSSWDGLTGVYPSRLFVLPLDQVIEEYTKVELRSLASVPLKLDRAQLEQLVTRAAEQHWSYDGDYWFLSNNCAVETLKLLRSGSQHPRLHALDSIMPNGLLDTLSARGLADRSVLNDAAEALRLGYRFDSFRERYQAMFSVLQAQLPIEQAQVEDWLTLPAKQRQPWFARADLPTSAALLLLEQAALRRQLLLAQDELKRRYLSGHEGTDPSLNKAGGALQQILANSGFLSRPAELLEGGYGLPQHAEWQRLEAESQARQQQLRQLSDNLDQEVRTLLEPARLAELQAAEANLAQLGQHLRALHKAGGGLQLP, via the coding sequence GTGAGTTGGTCGCGTTCCTGGCTGTTGCTACTGGCATTGCTCGCCAGTACCCACAGCCAGGCCGAGTTGCGCCTGCAATTGCATGGCAGCGCGCTTAGCTCTAGTGAGCGCCAGGCTAGTCAGCAGCTGTTGCAGGAAGCGCTACAGGCCCTGCCGCCGCGCTTCAGGCAGCGACTCGACCGCCGCGTCAGTGTGCGCTGGCGTGACCTGCCCGCGCAGGTCTATGGCCGCGCCGGCCGCTTCAGTGGTATCGAACTGAATGCTGCGTTGCTCCCAGCCTTAAGCGACGGTAGCAGTGCGACCACCGCAACCTCGCGTCCACATGGCAGCCTACGCCGCGAACTGCTGGCAACCGTGCTGCACGAACTCACCCACTTGTATGACCGTGGCCAACTCTGGCCACCGGCGAACAGGCAGTTGCAGCGCCAGTGTCGTCAGCGTGAACAGAGCCTGGGTGCCGTTGGTTTGCCGGACTATTGTCGTGGGCAGACGGCGCGACGCTTTACCCTGAATGACGATCCGTTGCTGCTCGACCTGGCGGGCTGGCCCCAGCAGGTCGGCCGACGTGGCGCGCGCGCGCTGGAAAATCACCAGGTCGAGCGCAGCCCGGACAGCTATGAGCTGAGTAATCCGCGCGAGTTTCTTGCGGTGAATATGGAGTACTTCCTCCTTGACCCCAGCTACGCCTGCCGGCGGCCCTCGTTGGCCCGCTACCTAAGCGCGCATTTCGCCTGGACGCCGGAGACCCAGCAGCCCTGCGCCGAAGGCTTGGCCTACCTAAATGCTGGCCGGGACTTCGCGCGCCAGCCTCTGGGTAGCATCGACCCCGAGCGGGTCTATCAGGTGGATTACCTACTGGCTGAGGCCAACGATGCGCTGGCCAGTCGTTGGGGACACAGCATGTTGCGCCTGGTGATCTGTGCGCCAGGGCGGCCGCGTGGGCCTGCCTGCCGGCTGGATCTGCAAGAGCATCTGGTGCTGTCTTACCGCGCCTTTGTCGGCGATGTGCAGTTGTCCAGTTGGGATGGTTTGACCGGTGTTTACCCGTCCCGGCTGTTCGTTTTGCCGCTGGACCAGGTGATCGAGGAGTACACCAAGGTTGAATTGCGCAGCCTGGCCTCGGTGCCGCTCAAGCTTGATCGCGCGCAGCTGGAGCAGCTGGTGACTCGTGCCGCTGAGCAGCATTGGAGCTATGACGGTGATTACTGGTTTCTCTCCAACAACTGCGCCGTGGAAACCCTCAAGTTGCTCCGCAGCGGCAGCCAGCACCCGCGCCTGCATGCGCTCGACAGCATTATGCCCAATGGCCTGCTCGATACCCTGTCGGCGCGCGGCTTGGCCGACCGCAGCGTGCTGAACGATGCGGCCGAGGCGTTGCGTCTGGGTTATCGCTTTGACTCGTTTCGTGAGCGCTACCAGGCCATGTTCAGCGTGCTGCAGGCGCAGTTGCCGATTGAGCAGGCACAGGTCGAGGACTGGTTGACCTTGCCGGCCAAGCAGCGCCAGCCATGGTTTGCCCGCGCCGATTTACCCACCAGCGCGGCGTTGCTGCTGCTTGAGCAGGCGGCATTACGCCGGCAGTTGTTATTGGCGCAAGATGAGCTCAAGCGCCGCTATCTAAGCGGTCATGAGGGCACTGACCCGAGCCTGAACAAGGCGGGTGGCGCGCTGCAGCAGATACTCGCCAACAGCGGCTTTCTCAGTCGCCCGGCTGAGTTGCTTGAGGGCGGCTATGGCCTGCCGCAACACGCGGAATGGCAACGTTTAGAAGCCGAAAGCCAGGCCCGTCAGCAGCAACTGCGCCAGCTCAGTGACAATCTCGACCAGGAAGTCCGCACCCTACTGGAGCCAGCTCGTCTCGCCGAGCTGCAGGCTGCTGAAGCCAACCTGGCGCAGCTGGGTCAGCATCTGCGTGCCTTACACAAGGCTGGTGGCGGCCTGCAATTGCCCTAG
- a CDS encoding AEC family transporter: MAAWLCLEVAVLELLLALWPLFALIVAGYYLRHWAFPNEAFWPGAERLNYFILFPALLFSSLASAPLDNPALPRLALAVMLALAGAWLVLLLVRRLRGWPAGRFGAFAQGILRFNTYLGLAAVGSLFGQPGLTLAALMLALMVPTVNVLSVWSLTAERGVSVRSLLLPILKNPLILACLGGALVNLSGIGLPGGSDRLLGLLAAASLPLGLLCVGAALKPEQLSGEVPALASNSLLRLLAMPLLAWAVAYGLKLPAMESTVLVLFFALPTAPTAYVLTRQLGGDSQLMAGIITLQTLLAAASLPLLLMLVAA, translated from the coding sequence ATGGCGGCTTGGCTGTGTCTGGAGGTTGCCGTGCTGGAGTTGTTATTGGCCTTGTGGCCGCTGTTTGCCTTGATTGTGGCCGGTTATTACCTACGCCACTGGGCGTTTCCCAATGAGGCGTTCTGGCCGGGTGCCGAACGGCTGAATTACTTCATCTTGTTCCCGGCGCTGCTGTTCAGCAGCCTGGCCAGCGCACCACTGGATAACCCGGCGTTGCCGCGCCTGGCTTTGGCGGTAATGCTGGCACTGGCTGGCGCCTGGTTGGTGCTGTTGCTGGTGCGTCGTCTGCGTGGCTGGCCGGCGGGGCGCTTTGGGGCATTTGCCCAGGGCATTCTGCGCTTCAATACGTACCTCGGATTAGCCGCCGTCGGCAGCTTGTTTGGTCAGCCAGGTTTGACCCTGGCCGCCCTGATGCTTGCCCTGATGGTGCCAACGGTCAATGTGCTATCGGTCTGGTCGCTGACTGCTGAGCGTGGCGTCAGTGTGCGCAGCTTGTTGCTGCCGATCCTGAAAAACCCGCTGATTCTCGCCTGCCTTGGCGGGGCACTGGTTAACCTCAGCGGTATTGGTCTGCCGGGCGGTAGTGATCGTCTGCTCGGTTTGTTGGCGGCTGCCAGCCTGCCGCTTGGCCTGCTGTGCGTTGGCGCGGCATTGAAACCCGAGCAGCTGAGTGGCGAAGTTCCGGCCCTGGCGAGCAACAGCCTGTTGCGCTTGTTAGCCATGCCGTTGCTGGCTTGGGCCGTGGCGTATGGATTAAAGCTGCCGGCCATGGAAAGCACTGTGCTGGTGCTGTTTTTTGCCCTGCCGACAGCCCCGACGGCCTATGTATTGACCCGTCAGTTGGGCGGCGATAGCCAGTTGATGGCGGGTATCATCACCTTGCAAACTTTATTGGCGGCGGCCAGTTTGCCGCTGTTGTTAATGCTGGTGGCTGCTTAG
- a CDS encoding DUF2388 domain-containing protein has protein sequence MHPVVLSAVVAVALFSATAQAQTLVATSNIIVRALDRTLDFTSDTTTSVRDSKIVLAARDDAASFVASQGQIRGAQLEAAISTIRSQVPEAQGASDLVLAEAILAL, from the coding sequence ATGCACCCTGTCGTGCTCAGTGCTGTAGTTGCGGTTGCTCTGTTCAGCGCCACTGCCCAGGCGCAAACGCTGGTGGCTACCAGCAATATTATTGTGCGCGCGTTGGACCGCACCCTCGACTTCACCTCGGATACCACCACCTCGGTTCGCGATTCGAAAATCGTTTTGGCGGCGCGTGACGATGCTGCCAGTTTCGTCGCCAGCCAAGGGCAGATTCGTGGTGCGCAACTGGAAGCTGCCATTAGCACTATCCGTAGCCAAGTGCCTGAGGCGCAAGGTGCTTCTGACTTGGTCCTGGCTGAAGCTATTTTGGCGCTGTGA
- a CDS encoding DUF1127 domain-containing protein: MERTLSSDLFFDHSQTTVTSALPLRMLSSVLLWQRRAVSRRQLARLDARLLADAGISEAQRQAELSKPFWR; the protein is encoded by the coding sequence ATGGAACGCACCCTAAGTTCCGACCTGTTTTTTGATCACAGCCAAACCACCGTCACCAGCGCTCTGCCGCTGCGCATGCTGTCTTCTGTTCTGTTATGGCAGCGCCGCGCCGTTAGCCGCCGCCAGCTTGCTCGCCTGGATGCCCGTCTGCTCGCAGATGCTGGAATCAGCGAAGCACAGCGTCAGGCCGAACTGAGTAAGCCTTTCTGGCGTTAA
- a CDS encoding DUF1127 domain-containing protein: MRHGAHACLPPQPTQVDRPRWLQLYATWRGWSRNLHTWRHLARLDNHQLVDAGISHAQRQAELEKPFWR; the protein is encoded by the coding sequence TTGCGCCATGGAGCGCACGCTTGTCTGCCCCCACAGCCTACCCAGGTAGACCGCCCGCGATGGTTGCAGCTGTATGCCACGTGGCGTGGTTGGTCGCGCAATCTGCACACCTGGCGCCATTTGGCGCGTTTGGATAATCACCAGTTGGTGGATGCCGGGATCAGTCACGCGCAGCGTCAGGCCGAGCTAGAAAAGCCGTTCTGGCGCTGA
- a CDS encoding DUF2388 domain-containing protein — MSAIKIFSLAALLGLAGTVSATSFVVTTDALVGAVAATSEATSDVSSSFGDDKVVLAARDDAAAFVASQGGIRGVRLEAALQHIRLQAPTLQGDDMQLATAILSL, encoded by the coding sequence ATGAGTGCGATCAAGATTTTTAGCCTTGCGGCACTGCTGGGGCTGGCCGGCACGGTTAGCGCCACCAGCTTTGTGGTGACCACCGATGCGCTGGTGGGGGCAGTTGCTGCAACCTCGGAAGCGACGTCTGATGTGTCGTCTTCGTTTGGTGACGATAAGGTCGTGCTGGCCGCACGGGATGACGCCGCTGCTTTTGTTGCCAGCCAAGGTGGCATTCGGGGCGTACGTCTAGAGGCCGCCCTACAACATATTCGTTTGCAGGCACCGACGCTGCAAGGTGACGATATGCAACTGGCGACTGCCATTCTCAGTCTCTGA